ATGGCGCCCCCGGTGCCGTAGCCGATGGCGGCGATCCGGTCGGGGTCGGTCCGCGGTTCGGCGCGCAACACGTCGAGCGCCGCGTGACCGATGCCCCGCATCCGGTCGGGGTCGGCGAGCAGCGGCATGCAACGGGCCAGCATCTCCTCGCGGTCGCGCAAATAGCGTCCGCCGTGGAGGTCGAAGGCCAGCGCCACGTATCCCAGCTCGGCGAGCGCATCGGCCCGGCGGCGCTCGACGTCGCTGAGGCCCGGTCCCTCCGGCCCGAGCAGCACCGCGGGCCGGCGGTCGGCACCGGCCGGGAGCGCCAGGTGCCCGATCATCGCTAAGCCGTCGGCCGGGTACTCGACCGTCCGCGTGGTAATCGTCGTCATGGGGCTGGACTGTAGCGATCACCGAGCCCGGTCGGGCAGGTGTTCTGCCGCTGGCGGAACAGTTCGGGTGTGCCAGGGGCTGCCGTAGCGCCAGGCACGCGCCGGGCCTTGGTGTGACGACGGCGCGCCGC
The window above is part of the Streptomyces syringium genome. Proteins encoded here:
- a CDS encoding dienelactone hydrolase family protein, whose translation is MTTITTRTVEYPADGLAMIGHLALPAGADRRPAVLLGPEGPGLSDVERRRADALAELGYVALAFDLHGGRYLRDREEMLARCMPLLADPDRMRGIGHAALDVLRAEPRTDPDRIAAIGYGTGGAIGLELARDGVDLRAVGTVNALTTGRPGETARIRCPVWAGVGSEDPIMPPAQRDAFAAEMQAAGVDWRLVVYGGALHAFHHPPVDQPVVPGVGHHPRHAQRAWRDVVDLLAESLPVTA